AAGACAAAACTATACATACTTAGTCAAGAAAAGGAGCCGGACATGAAAAACATTCAATCCATTGCTGCAGCATTAGGTATACGTGAAGGTGAACTTGATTTATACGGCAAGTATAAAGCCAAGCTTTCCGCAGATTTATGGGAACGAACAAAAAAACGCCAGGACGGAAAGCTTATCCTGGTTACGGCTATGAATCCTACACCTGCTGGAGAAGGCAAGACACTGACTACTATTGGTCTCTCCCAGGCGATCAACAAATTAGGTCATTCTGCGATTGCAGCACTTCGTGAGCCTTCTCTTGGTCCTTGTATGGGAATAAAGGGCGGAGCTACGGGAAGCGGACGTTCTCAAGTGATTCCGATGGAGGACATTAACCTTCATTTCACCGGGGATATGCACGCAATAACAGCCGCCCATAATCTGCTCTCCTCTATGATTGATAACCACATTCATCACGGCAATGAACTCGGAATTAATCCTAAGAAAATCGTCTGGAAAAGAGCCGTGGACATGAATGACCGTTCCTTGCGGCAGATTGTTATCGGTTTAGGTGACACAGGCGGAATGACCCGGGAAGACGGCTTTATGATCACAGTAGCTTCCGAAATTATGGCCATCCTCTGCTTGTGCGAGTCAATCACGAATCTCAAGAAGAAAATTGGCGAAATGATTGTAGCCTATACTTTTGATGGAAAACCTGTTACTGTAAGCCAGCTGAAAGCAGAGAGAGCCATGACCGTTCTTCTAAAAGATGCCATTCACCCTAATCTCGTGCAAACCATTAAAGAAACACCGGCTATCATACACGGAGGCCCCTTCGGCAACATCGCCCATGGGTGCAGCAGCATTATCGGTACCCGCCTTGCCTTGAAACTGGCTGACTACGTGTGTACTGAAGCGGGATTCGGTGCCGATCTTGGCGCCGAAAAATTTTTCAACATCAAGTGCCGGAAATCCGGGCTGACTCCTCAAGCTGCGGTAATTGTCGCTACAATTAAAGCGCTCAAATATAATGCTGGCGTGCCGAAGCAGGAACTTCATTTGGAAAACCAGGAAGCCGTCAGGCACGGATTCGAAAATTTAAAGCGTCATATTGGAAATATCAGCCAATTCAGTATTCCACTGGTTGTCGCTTTAAACCATTTTTATACAGATACAGAAGAAGAAGTAGAAGCTTTCCTTCAGCTGTGCAGGGAATTTAGAGTAGAGGCTGCTGTTTCCAAAGTGTGGGAATTGGGCGGTGAAGGAGGAGCGGAGCTGGCTCGCAAGATCATTGAATTGACCGAGGGTCAGTCCGGGAAACTTTCATTCACTTATGAAGACGGGGATTCGATCCCATCCAAGATCGAACAAATTGTCAGGAAGATCTATAGGGGGAAAACCGTTACCTATAGCCAATCGGCGGAAAAATCCATCCGGCAAATCGAGGAGCTTGGCCTCAGCCATCTTCCGGTCTGTATAGCCAAAACCCAATATTCATTTTCGGATAATCCAAAGCTGCTTGGTGCACCGGTAGACTTTGAGATGCATGTCCGGGAAATTAAATTGTCCGCAGGTGCGGGTTTTATAGTGGTCATGATGGGACAAATTATGACTATGCCCGCCCTGCCTAAACGCCCTTCAGCCGAACAACTGGATATTGACGGGAAGGGAACTATCCATGGATTGTTTTAACAAACACGAAAAGTAAGGACAGTTTTCGAAAAATCACCTGTTCTTAGCTTTCAAAAAAGCCTGAAGCGGTAGAACCGTTCAGGGCTTCATCTTAACTATCACAAGGAGCTGTAACTATGAGCCATATTGATATGCCGGCTTTGCTGCTGCTATTACTTGCGGCACTGGGCCTTTTCAGCAACAACACGACCGTTTCCATCGCCATGATTGTACTGCTGCTGCTGCGAATCACAAATCTGCATCAAAGGTTTCCCTGGATAGAAAAATACGGTTTGACTGTAGGGATCGTCATTTTGACCATCGGTGTTATGTCCCCCATAGCAAGCGGGAAAATCACGATGGAAACGGTTCTCCATTCCTTTATTCATTGGAAATCCCTCCTGGCTGTTGCGGTAGGCATGCTTGTAGCTTTTCTCGGAGGAAGAGGTGTAACCCTGATGTCCAACCAGCCTACTATTGTAGCCGGGCTGCTGATCGGAACCATTCTCGGAGTTGCCTTGTTCGGAGGAGTACCGGTCGGACCTTTAATTGCAGCCGGGATCCTGTCATTAATTATCGGACAATCATGATACATTGCATGAATTTGTTTTAATTTGCATTACCTTGTTTCGAATCCTTTTTCACTGGGGTGGTGACTGTTTTTTCTATTTCGTTCTGTGAGGGGTCTGTACCGAAAACAGAGTCCAACACCGGATGAGTCACCCCGAACCAGTGCTTGTCATTCTTGTAGTGATGCAGCAGATGAAACTTCTTCATCCATTTGCCCCATGGTGTAATAGGCTGAATGGGACGGTGCGAAACAAAATGACTCCATTCATAATATAAATGATATGCCGTAAACCCGGCCATAACGGAACTTCCCAGATGAAAAGACCTGAACGCTAAAGAAAAAACAACCCAGAGCAAAAAATGATAAGGTACATTATATTGGTTGGGTGTCAGCAGGAAAGTCATATTCAGCGGATCATGATGATGGGCATCATGGCCAACATGGGCTTTAGGCATTATTTTGGCGAAAAACCCGTGAAGCACAAAGCGGTGAACAAAATATTCAAGGAAGAAGAAAAAGACCACTCCTCCTATAACAGCTGTCCAGGACCACGGTTCATATGGCGTGAATAAAGCCGAACAACTGTAGATTATAAACATCAAACTAATAAACATGACTCTTTTGTCTGTCCAGAATTCTTTTAAGTAAGCTTTCAATTCTCCGCCCCCCTTTCTTTATTAGTATATAGGGAAGCTTTCATTTGTACTATCCCAAATTTCTATTCTCCCTTCAGATGTTTTATTCAAACTTACTGTCCGACCTCCCGTTTGCTTCCATAAAATCCTGGTATAGTGCTTGTTTAAAACCGGTATTGCACTCTTGCTTTCCTGCAATTTAATTTTGCCATAGTTTCAGAGGCAGGGAAGAATTTTCTTGGGTTCTATTAGATGCCGAACTGCCGGTGTTCTGAAAATTATATATGAAATTAATCACATACTTTTTTCGGAAAATCATGTTATAATTTAACTAAGATCATTTTGTAATTTTCCATTTTGAAAGCGCATTAAATTTAAGATTGCTGAAGACAATCGGCACTCTCTCCTTGGGGTGGAATTTTTATGGTCTCTAAGAAAAACGGTTCTTGGAGA
This Paenibacillus larvae subsp. larvae DNA region includes the following protein-coding sequences:
- a CDS encoding formate--tetrahydrofolate ligase, giving the protein MKNIQSIAAALGIREGELDLYGKYKAKLSADLWERTKKRQDGKLILVTAMNPTPAGEGKTLTTIGLSQAINKLGHSAIAALREPSLGPCMGIKGGATGSGRSQVIPMEDINLHFTGDMHAITAAHNLLSSMIDNHIHHGNELGINPKKIVWKRAVDMNDRSLRQIVIGLGDTGGMTREDGFMITVASEIMAILCLCESITNLKKKIGEMIVAYTFDGKPVTVSQLKAERAMTVLLKDAIHPNLVQTIKETPAIIHGGPFGNIAHGCSSIIGTRLALKLADYVCTEAGFGADLGAEKFFNIKCRKSGLTPQAAVIVATIKALKYNAGVPKQELHLENQEAVRHGFENLKRHIGNISQFSIPLVVALNHFYTDTEEEVEAFLQLCREFRVEAAVSKVWELGGEGGAELARKIIELTEGQSGKLSFTYEDGDSIPSKIEQIVRKIYRGKTVTYSQSAEKSIRQIEELGLSHLPVCIAKTQYSFSDNPKLLGAPVDFEMHVREIKLSAGAGFIVVMMGQIMTMPALPKRPSAEQLDIDGKGTIHGLF
- a CDS encoding DUF441 domain-containing protein codes for the protein MSHIDMPALLLLLLAALGLFSNNTTVSIAMIVLLLLRITNLHQRFPWIEKYGLTVGIVILTIGVMSPIASGKITMETVLHSFIHWKSLLAVAVGMLVAFLGGRGVTLMSNQPTIVAGLLIGTILGVALFGGVPVGPLIAAGILSLIIGQS
- a CDS encoding sterol desaturase family protein; translation: MKAYLKEFWTDKRVMFISLMFIIYSCSALFTPYEPWSWTAVIGGVVFFFFLEYFVHRFVLHGFFAKIMPKAHVGHDAHHHDPLNMTFLLTPNQYNVPYHFLLWVVFSLAFRSFHLGSSVMAGFTAYHLYYEWSHFVSHRPIQPITPWGKWMKKFHLLHHYKNDKHWFGVTHPVLDSVFGTDPSQNEIEKTVTTPVKKDSKQGNAN